In Actinomadura citrea, a single window of DNA contains:
- a CDS encoding carbohydrate ABC transporter permease, whose translation MRPAAEGRARPRAGRALALLLLLVGAMISAAPFYWMVVASTRDDAELFASPPPFLPGGRFLHNLVELEHTIGFGRVMLNSAGVAVVYTVLSSLISAMCGYALAKYRFRGRRLLLGAVLATMMIPFQVLLVPLFQMMASLGWVDTYQAVILPFLANSFGIFLMRQAFLGFPDELIESARIDGAGDLRIFYRVVLPVVRPQFGALVIFTFMTQWNAFLWPLLMLNTEDKYTAPVALYTLIGQSHVDYSGLILGSFLATLPLMLIFFLFQKQFVSGLLGGAVKG comes from the coding sequence GTGAGGCCGGCCGCCGAAGGAAGAGCCCGTCCCCGCGCGGGCCGCGCGCTCGCCCTGCTGCTGCTCCTGGTGGGCGCGATGATCAGCGCGGCGCCGTTCTACTGGATGGTGGTCGCCTCCACCCGCGACGACGCCGAGCTGTTCGCCTCGCCGCCGCCGTTCCTGCCGGGCGGACGGTTCCTGCACAACCTGGTGGAACTGGAGCACACGATCGGCTTCGGCCGGGTCATGCTCAACAGCGCGGGCGTCGCCGTCGTCTACACCGTGCTCAGCTCGCTGATCTCCGCCATGTGCGGGTACGCGCTGGCCAAGTACCGGTTCCGGGGACGGCGGCTACTGCTCGGCGCCGTGCTGGCGACCATGATGATCCCCTTCCAGGTGCTGCTCGTCCCGCTGTTCCAGATGATGGCGAGCCTCGGATGGGTCGACACCTACCAGGCGGTCATCCTGCCGTTCCTGGCCAACTCGTTCGGCATCTTCCTCATGCGCCAGGCGTTCCTCGGCTTCCCGGACGAGCTGATCGAGTCGGCCCGCATCGACGGCGCCGGCGACCTGCGCATCTTCTACCGGGTCGTCCTCCCGGTGGTCCGGCCCCAGTTCGGCGCGCTGGTCATCTTCACCTTCATGACGCAGTGGAACGCCTTCCTGTGGCCGCTGCTGATGCTGAACACCGAGGACAAGTACACCGCGCCGGTCGCGCTGTACACGCTCATCGGGCAGAGCCACGTCGACTACTCCGGGCTGATCCTCGGCTCCTTCCTGGCGACGCTCCCCCTGATGTTGATCTTCTTCCTGTTCCAGAAGCAGTTCGTGTCCGGTTTGCTCGGAGGGGCGGTCAAGGGATGA
- a CDS encoding carbohydrate ABC transporter permease: MTKRRAGESGPARTARPDAPPRRRERWRRRCTPWTFAGPAAALLALFFAYPLLAGLYQSFTADRDGVTTWVGLAQYRRMAADPVFWAALRNTGLILLVQVPVMIGLALLLAFGLNQSWLRLRSGFRIAYFLPAVTMLVAYSVVFRVLLKTDGGLVNQMLGAVGLPAVDWLNGPGWARLALIGSITWRWTGYNAVILLAGLQSIGREQYEAAAIDGAGPVTTFVRVVMPQLRPVILFCSVTSTIGTLQLFDENYVLTGGGPGNATTTPVLYLYKVGFEQLDFGYAAALSWVVVVVIGLISYAQFRFFGKEKSR, encoded by the coding sequence GTGACGAAACGGAGGGCCGGAGAGAGCGGCCCCGCCCGGACGGCCCGGCCGGACGCGCCGCCCCGGCGGCGGGAGCGCTGGCGCCGCCGGTGCACCCCGTGGACCTTCGCGGGCCCGGCGGCGGCGCTGCTGGCGCTGTTCTTCGCCTATCCGCTGCTGGCCGGCCTCTACCAGAGCTTCACCGCCGACCGCGACGGCGTGACGACCTGGGTCGGGCTGGCCCAGTACCGCCGGATGGCGGCGGACCCCGTCTTCTGGGCCGCGCTGCGCAACACCGGACTGATCCTCCTCGTCCAGGTCCCGGTCATGATCGGGCTGGCGCTGCTGCTGGCGTTCGGGCTGAACCAGTCCTGGCTGCGCCTGCGCTCGGGCTTCCGCATCGCCTACTTCCTGCCCGCCGTCACGATGCTGGTCGCCTACTCGGTGGTGTTCCGCGTCCTGCTCAAGACCGACGGCGGCCTGGTCAACCAGATGCTCGGCGCCGTTGGCCTGCCCGCGGTCGACTGGCTGAACGGGCCCGGCTGGGCGCGGCTGGCGCTGATCGGCTCGATCACCTGGCGGTGGACGGGCTACAACGCGGTCATCCTGCTGGCCGGCCTCCAGTCGATCGGCCGGGAGCAGTACGAGGCGGCGGCCATCGACGGCGCCGGGCCCGTCACCACGTTCGTCCGGGTGGTCATGCCCCAGCTGCGCCCCGTCATCCTGTTCTGCTCGGTGACCTCGACGATCGGAACGCTCCAGCTCTTCGACGAGAACTACGTCCTGACCGGCGGCGGGCCGGGCAACGCCACGACGACGCCCGTCCTCTACCTCTACAAGGTGGGCTTCGAGCAGCTCGACTTCGGCTACGCGGCCGCCCTCTCCTGGGTCGTCGTCGTGGTCATCGGCCTGATCTCCTACGCCCAGTTCCGCTTCTTCGGGAAGGAGAAGTCCCGGTGA
- a CDS encoding tetratricopeptide repeat protein, producing MERIAPERITTRRQFVEQMGLLYDRGGWSHHRLAHKAGLSPATVRKAVSDTAVLPRADTVRALMKAFRMDPAPWLEARGRIRDKEKGPERAAVSPPAREAAEEQPPPDAPRHLVGVIPRGADCYQIRDVLALLEKATAEADGAVPPRGRVLTGMGGVGKTQLAAAYAREVWDAGRVRMLLWVTASSRPGIVAGYAEAAAALGLSVATDDPEQAARRFLQWASTTRDTWLIVLDDIREPGDVQGWWPPDRPSGQVLATTWRREAALVEQGRRRVNVGLFTPEEARDYLTAKFRVHEMTDDPGQMDALAEDLGWLPLALAQAAAYMVDLGLDCAGYRERLADRRRTLAELVPEPEHLPDDHGKVVAAAWSLSIERADQARPVGLARPLLQLCSVLNPNGIPSSVLTSPPALGYLTFAASAGAAGRDTDGTDGTDVWDGLRVLHRFSLLDHDTAAGGAVRVHALIQRATRETLGEQERLRTAHTAADALMHVWPRIKYDQITSVLRTNANSLHEVTHTDLWRHTGDGGRECGHPVLFRAARSLSDTGQVEAAVGAYDELFQAGDRILGPEHPDTMSARRGRAHARGEAGDIAGAMAEYGELLSDLTRTLGPEHPRTFSARNDLATLRRRGGDVAGAIEELEELLAEQEWILGADHPDVLATRRNLANSRGEAGDADGAVNAFESILAHQGRLARPDDPDDLQAMLSVRESLAKWRGDAGDAAGAAAACEELLADRERIQGPDHPQTLAAWKDALHWRWRRGDTENLLEEYERLVAAHVRILGADNPATLVVSGILARVRGKKIDPASAVEDLERLVADHLRVLGPDHPETLRTRAQLAYSRGQAGDAVSAVSAYEDLLADHERILGRDHPQTLATRNGLGRWQAESGDVVAAVTTFEEVLADRWRVLGRNHEHTQNTLKSLERWRRRLQRESQVQQRDTKRRRTRHRSKGPRGGPEWSGPPGHE from the coding sequence GTGGAGCGGATCGCACCCGAGAGGATCACGACCCGCCGCCAGTTCGTTGAACAGATGGGTCTGCTGTACGACCGCGGCGGCTGGAGCCATCACCGGCTCGCCCACAAGGCGGGCCTGAGCCCGGCTACCGTCCGCAAGGCCGTGAGCGACACCGCCGTGCTGCCGCGGGCCGACACGGTGAGGGCGCTCATGAAGGCCTTCCGCATGGACCCGGCGCCCTGGCTCGAAGCCCGCGGCCGCATCCGCGACAAGGAGAAGGGCCCGGAGAGGGCGGCCGTCTCGCCGCCCGCGCGGGAGGCCGCCGAGGAGCAGCCCCCGCCGGACGCGCCGCGCCATCTCGTCGGGGTGATCCCGAGAGGGGCCGACTGCTACCAGATACGTGACGTCCTGGCCCTGCTGGAGAAGGCGACGGCAGAGGCCGATGGAGCGGTTCCGCCCCGGGGCCGCGTGCTGACCGGGATGGGCGGGGTGGGCAAGACGCAGCTCGCCGCCGCCTACGCACGCGAGGTCTGGGACGCCGGACGGGTGCGGATGCTGCTGTGGGTGACGGCGTCGTCCCGTCCGGGGATCGTGGCCGGCTACGCCGAGGCCGCTGCGGCCCTGGGCCTGTCGGTCGCGACCGACGACCCGGAGCAGGCCGCGCGGCGGTTCCTGCAGTGGGCGTCCACGACCCGCGACACGTGGCTCATCGTCCTGGACGACATTCGGGAACCGGGCGACGTGCAGGGCTGGTGGCCGCCGGACCGGCCGTCGGGACAGGTGCTCGCCACGACCTGGCGCCGCGAGGCCGCCCTCGTCGAGCAGGGCCGGCGCCGGGTGAACGTCGGTCTGTTCACACCGGAAGAGGCACGGGACTATCTGACCGCGAAGTTCCGCGTCCATGAGATGACCGACGATCCCGGCCAGATGGACGCGCTCGCCGAGGATCTGGGGTGGCTCCCCCTGGCGCTGGCGCAGGCGGCCGCCTACATGGTGGACCTCGGCCTGGACTGCGCGGGCTACCGCGAGCGGCTCGCCGACCGGCGCCGCACCCTGGCCGAGCTGGTGCCCGAGCCCGAACACCTCCCCGACGACCACGGCAAGGTCGTCGCGGCGGCGTGGTCGCTGTCGATCGAGCGCGCGGACCAGGCCCGCCCCGTGGGACTGGCGAGGCCGCTGCTGCAACTGTGCTCGGTGCTGAACCCGAACGGCATCCCCTCATCGGTGCTGACCAGCCCGCCCGCCCTGGGATACCTGACGTTCGCCGCTTCCGCCGGCGCGGCCGGCCGCGACACCGACGGCACCGACGGCACCGACGTGTGGGACGGTCTGAGGGTCCTGCACCGGTTCAGCCTCCTCGACCACGACACGGCGGCCGGAGGCGCCGTCCGCGTCCACGCGCTCATCCAGCGCGCGACCCGCGAGACGCTCGGCGAGCAAGAGCGCCTGCGCACCGCGCACACGGCCGCCGACGCGCTCATGCACGTGTGGCCGCGCATCAAGTACGACCAGATCACCAGCGTCCTGCGCACGAACGCGAACAGCCTGCACGAGGTCACCCACACGGACCTGTGGCGGCACACCGGCGACGGCGGCCGCGAGTGCGGCCATCCGGTGCTGTTCCGCGCGGCGCGAAGCCTGAGCGACACCGGCCAGGTCGAAGCGGCCGTCGGCGCCTACGACGAGCTCTTCCAGGCCGGCGACCGCATCCTCGGCCCCGAGCATCCGGACACCATGTCCGCACGCAGAGGCAGGGCCCACGCCCGGGGCGAAGCGGGCGACATCGCGGGCGCCATGGCCGAGTACGGGGAACTCCTGTCCGACCTCACCCGCACGCTCGGCCCCGAGCACCCGCGGACCTTCTCCGCCCGCAACGACCTCGCGACCCTCCGCCGCCGCGGCGGCGACGTCGCGGGCGCGATCGAAGAACTCGAAGAGCTGCTGGCCGAGCAGGAATGGATTCTCGGCGCCGACCACCCCGACGTCCTGGCCACCCGGAGGAACCTGGCGAACTCCCGCGGGGAGGCGGGCGACGCCGACGGCGCCGTGAACGCGTTCGAGAGCATCCTCGCCCACCAGGGGCGCCTGGCGAGGCCGGACGACCCCGACGACCTCCAGGCCATGCTGAGCGTCCGGGAGAGCCTGGCGAAATGGCGCGGTGACGCGGGCGACGCGGCGGGGGCGGCCGCCGCCTGCGAAGAACTCCTGGCCGACCGGGAACGGATCCAGGGGCCGGACCACCCCCAGACCCTGGCCGCCTGGAAGGACGCCCTCCACTGGCGGTGGCGCAGAGGGGACACCGAGAACCTCCTGGAGGAGTACGAGCGGCTCGTCGCCGCGCACGTGCGGATCCTGGGCGCCGACAATCCCGCCACCCTGGTCGTCAGCGGCATCCTCGCCCGCGTACGGGGAAAGAAGATCGACCCGGCGAGCGCGGTCGAGGATCTGGAGCGGCTCGTGGCCGACCACCTGCGCGTCCTCGGGCCCGACCATCCCGAGACCCTGCGCACCCGCGCCCAGCTGGCCTACTCCCGAGGCCAGGCCGGGGACGCGGTCAGCGCGGTCAGCGCCTACGAGGACCTTCTCGCCGACCACGAACGAATCCTGGGCCGCGACCATCCCCAGACGTTGGCCACCCGCAACGGCCTCGGTCGCTGGCAGGCCGAATCAGGCGACGTGGTGGCGGCCGTCACCACCTTCGAGGAGGTCCTGGCCGACCGCTGGCGGGTGCTGGGCCGCAACCACGAGCACACCCAGAACACCCTCAAGAGCCTGGAACGATGGCGCCGCCGCCTGCAGCGCGAGTCCCAGGTCCAGCAACGGGACACCAAGCGCCGACGCACCAGGCATCGCAGCAAAGGACCCCGGGGCGGTCCTGAGTGGTCAGGACCGCCCGGGCACGAGTAG
- a CDS encoding peptidoglycan-binding protein, which translates to MTAAKMVAEARGSLGMSGRPNTITREYASRHGDEFLRASWCDMAITYWARHSGNAGAVLPGGDRAYTVWHAQDFQKAGSWHSGTTASVDQAKPGDIVFYDWGATNSVGAIDHVGVVEKVLGGGRLQTIEANTDDAVKRRVRASGVIAGYGRPAYDDWTENMVKNLPTLARGATGEDVQTVQGLLLARSHSEVSINGMFDATTEAAVKAVQRWGRVDDDGIVGPLTWPVLLRV; encoded by the coding sequence ATGACCGCGGCGAAGATGGTCGCCGAGGCCCGCGGGTCGCTCGGGATGTCCGGGCGGCCGAACACCATCACCCGGGAGTACGCGTCCCGGCACGGCGACGAGTTCCTCCGGGCGTCCTGGTGCGACATGGCCATCACCTACTGGGCGCGGCACAGCGGCAACGCGGGCGCCGTCCTGCCCGGCGGGGACCGCGCCTACACCGTGTGGCACGCGCAGGACTTCCAGAAGGCCGGGAGCTGGCACAGCGGGACGACCGCGAGCGTCGACCAGGCGAAGCCCGGCGACATCGTGTTCTACGACTGGGGCGCCACCAACAGCGTCGGCGCGATCGACCATGTCGGCGTCGTCGAGAAGGTCCTCGGCGGCGGGCGCCTCCAGACGATCGAGGCCAATACCGATGACGCGGTGAAGCGCCGCGTCCGCGCGTCCGGCGTCATCGCCGGCTACGGACGGCCCGCTTACGACGACTGGACGGAGAACATGGTGAAGAACCTCCCGACGCTCGCCAGAGGAGCCACCGGGGAGGACGTGCAGACCGTGCAGGGTCTCCTGCTGGCGCGCAGCCACTCCGAGGTCTCGATCAACGGCATGTTCGACGCCACCACCGAGGCGGCCGTGAAGGCGGTCCAGCGATGGGGCCGCGTCGACGACGACGGGATCGTCGGCCCGCTGACCTGGCCGGTCCTGCTGCGCGTGTAG
- a CDS encoding beta-galactosidase, which yields MKAAIRVPGLLYGGDYNPEQWSEDVWAEDVRLMNEAGVNLVTVGVFSWARLQPGPDAWDFGWLDRLLDLLAAHGVAADLATATASPPAWLVRRHPEMLPVTADGVRLEFGSRQHYCPSSPVYRESGTRLARMIAQRYRAHPAVVLWHVHNEYGDHVTECFCATSAADFRSWLRRRYGGVAELNHAWATDFWSQRYGRWEEIEPPRAAPGPVNPTQLLDWRRFCSDALLGCYLAEKAVLDEDGGGLPVTTNFMSMFKPLDYWKWAAHEDVVSDDAYPDPADPVAHVNAAMNFDLMRSLKAGRPWLLMEQAPSAVSWRPVNVPKPPALARLWSFQAVARGADGVLHFQWRASRAGAEKFHSALLPHRGTGSPQWDRTVRLGRDLARLAEVAGTRTTADVAIVLDWDSWWALELDDHPSSRLRLRDLTLSWYGAAHARGVTVDFVPLGADLAPYRLVLLPNLYMVSDATSAWLGSYVADGGRLVCGFFSGIVDEHDHVHLGGYPAPLRDVLGVVVDEFWPVPDEASVEVAFGDRTVPATLWSEWLETTGAETVAAYASGALAGRPAVTRNAHGAGRAWYASCHLGERIGLVLDEAFADAGVRPVHAVPDGVEAVRRDGPAASYLFLLNHRDAETDVPVPDGVDLLSGTAVRDTLRLPPLGAAVLRTAHPHPER from the coding sequence GTGAAAGCGGCTATTCGGGTGCCGGGGCTGCTCTATGGCGGGGACTACAACCCCGAGCAGTGGTCAGAGGACGTCTGGGCGGAGGACGTCCGGCTGATGAACGAGGCCGGGGTCAACCTGGTGACGGTGGGCGTGTTCTCCTGGGCGCGGCTGCAACCGGGCCCGGACGCCTGGGACTTCGGGTGGCTCGACCGGCTGCTGGACCTGCTCGCCGCGCACGGCGTGGCCGCCGACCTGGCCACCGCCACCGCGTCGCCGCCCGCGTGGCTGGTGCGCCGCCACCCGGAGATGCTGCCCGTCACGGCGGACGGCGTCCGGCTGGAGTTCGGTTCCCGCCAGCACTACTGCCCGTCCTCGCCCGTCTACCGGGAGTCGGGGACGCGCCTGGCGCGGATGATCGCCCAGCGCTACCGGGCCCATCCGGCGGTCGTGCTGTGGCACGTCCACAACGAGTACGGCGACCATGTGACCGAGTGCTTCTGCGCCACGTCGGCGGCCGACTTCCGGTCCTGGCTGCGGAGGAGGTACGGCGGCGTCGCGGAGCTGAACCACGCCTGGGCGACCGACTTCTGGTCGCAGCGGTACGGCCGGTGGGAGGAGATCGAGCCGCCGCGCGCCGCGCCCGGACCGGTGAACCCGACCCAGCTGCTCGACTGGCGCCGGTTCTGCTCCGACGCCCTGCTCGGCTGCTACCTGGCGGAGAAGGCCGTCCTGGACGAGGACGGCGGGGGCCTCCCGGTGACGACGAACTTCATGTCGATGTTCAAGCCCCTGGACTACTGGAAGTGGGCGGCGCACGAGGACGTCGTGTCCGACGACGCCTACCCCGACCCGGCCGACCCGGTGGCGCACGTGAACGCCGCGATGAACTTCGACCTGATGCGCTCGCTGAAGGCGGGCCGTCCCTGGCTGCTCATGGAGCAGGCGCCGTCGGCGGTGAGCTGGCGTCCGGTCAACGTGCCGAAGCCGCCCGCGCTGGCACGGCTGTGGTCCTTCCAGGCGGTGGCGCGCGGCGCGGACGGCGTGCTGCACTTCCAGTGGCGGGCGTCGCGGGCCGGGGCCGAGAAGTTCCACAGCGCGCTCCTCCCGCATCGCGGCACCGGATCTCCGCAGTGGGACCGGACCGTGCGCCTCGGGCGCGACCTCGCCCGCCTCGCCGAGGTCGCCGGGACCCGCACCACGGCCGACGTCGCGATCGTCCTGGACTGGGACTCCTGGTGGGCGCTGGAACTGGACGACCACCCCTCGTCCCGGCTCCGGCTCAGAGACCTCACGCTGTCCTGGTACGGCGCGGCGCACGCCCGCGGCGTGACCGTCGACTTCGTCCCCCTCGGCGCGGACCTGGCGCCGTACCGGCTCGTGCTGCTGCCCAACCTCTACATGGTGAGCGACGCGACGTCCGCCTGGCTCGGCTCGTACGTCGCGGACGGCGGCCGGTTGGTCTGCGGCTTCTTCAGCGGCATCGTCGACGAGCACGACCACGTGCATCTGGGCGGTTATCCGGCGCCGCTCCGGGACGTGCTCGGAGTCGTCGTCGACGAGTTCTGGCCCGTCCCGGACGAGGCGTCCGTCGAGGTCGCGTTCGGCGACCGCACCGTCCCGGCGACGCTGTGGAGCGAGTGGCTGGAGACCACCGGGGCGGAGACCGTGGCCGCCTACGCCTCCGGGGCGCTCGCCGGACGCCCGGCGGTCACCCGCAACGCGCACGGCGCCGGCCGGGCCTGGTACGCGAGCTGCCACCTGGGCGAGCGCATCGGGCTCGTGCTGGACGAGGCGTTCGCCGACGCGGGCGTCCGCCCGGTGCACGCCGTCCCGGACGGGGTCGAGGCCGTCCGCCGCGACGGGCCCGCCGCGTCGTACCTCTTCCTGCTCAACCATCGCGACGCCGAGACGGACGTGCCCGTCCCGGACGGCGTCGACCTTCTGTCCGGTACCGCCGTGCGGGACACGCTCCGGCTGCCCCCGCTCGGGGCGGCGGTGCTCAGGACGGCCCACCCCCACCCCGAGAGGTGA
- a CDS encoding MGH1-like glycoside hydrolase domain-containing protein, producing the protein MRRSLNALAGLTLGSALIVTAVPASSAAERKAGPEGYADVLDLHGVPADALPAEVNEVNVFSDRGAWHAYALPRAGDKDAYGGFSGPLYIAQEYPWWLSKAFSRIRLRADGRDLDLGAAGAPRLTALPGMVRQVYELPGLRLTLELRFASGHSALVRASVANTGKGSRTVEVGWSGSLLRPDDEPMKSAPSLHATARGVAVGFARVREQWDYLTDGTERFEVTHAEPVRTTVTGDSYRTDLARPLTLAPRRSSELTWAETYTFTAAEREREAPAVRDLLLRPGKAIGDTDARWRRYVAAVTADVPAERRRLAVKALETLVTNWRGPAGRLDHGGITPSISYKWFTGGFWAWDTWKQAVGVAGFDPALAESQIRSMFDHQITAGSRARPQDAGMIPDCLFYNDPARGGGNWNERNTKPPLAAWAVWETYRRSGDARFLREMYPKLLAYHDWWYRNRDHDHDGLAEYGATVDPANDTPEARRQAAAWESGMDNAPRFDAALGTTAVENRDAAGRVVGYSLNQESVDLNSYLAAEKGYLALIARRLGDGATSRRLTAQARTLTAAIRESMYDPATGYFYDTDLASGRRLTERGRGIEGAIPLWAGVATGPQAAAVRGRLTDPEEFATPMPFATVSKSSPYFAPDKYWRGPVWLDQAYFSLEGLRRYGYRADASALADRLRGSASGLLGDAPIMENYHPLTGAPLNSTNFSWSAALLLALD; encoded by the coding sequence ATGCGACGATCGCTCAACGCCCTGGCCGGGCTCACGCTCGGCTCCGCCCTCATCGTCACCGCCGTGCCGGCGTCGTCCGCCGCAGAGCGCAAGGCCGGGCCGGAAGGCTACGCCGACGTGCTCGACCTGCACGGCGTCCCGGCCGACGCCCTGCCCGCGGAGGTCAACGAGGTCAACGTCTTCAGCGACCGCGGCGCCTGGCACGCCTATGCCCTGCCGCGGGCGGGCGACAAGGACGCGTACGGCGGGTTCTCCGGACCGCTGTACATCGCCCAGGAGTACCCGTGGTGGCTGAGCAAGGCGTTCAGCCGCATCCGGCTGCGCGCGGACGGCCGGGACCTCGACCTCGGCGCCGCCGGCGCGCCCCGGCTCACCGCGCTGCCCGGGATGGTGCGCCAGGTCTACGAGCTGCCGGGGCTGCGGCTCACCCTCGAACTGCGCTTCGCCTCCGGGCACAGCGCGCTCGTCCGCGCTTCGGTCGCCAACACCGGGAAGGGCTCCCGGACGGTCGAGGTCGGCTGGAGCGGGTCGCTCCTGCGCCCGGACGACGAGCCCATGAAGAGCGCACCGTCCCTGCACGCCACGGCACGCGGCGTCGCGGTCGGTTTCGCCCGCGTCCGCGAGCAGTGGGACTACCTCACCGACGGCACCGAACGGTTCGAGGTGACCCACGCCGAGCCCGTCCGCACCACCGTCACCGGCGACTCCTACCGCACCGACCTGGCGCGTCCGCTCACCCTCGCGCCGCGCCGCTCGTCCGAGCTGACGTGGGCCGAGACCTACACCTTCACCGCCGCCGAACGCGAGCGGGAGGCCCCGGCGGTGCGCGACCTGCTGCTCCGCCCCGGCAAGGCGATCGGCGACACCGACGCCCGCTGGCGCCGGTACGTGGCGGCCGTCACCGCCGACGTGCCCGCCGAACGGAGGCGGCTCGCGGTCAAGGCGCTCGAAACCCTCGTCACGAACTGGCGCGGCCCGGCCGGAAGACTCGACCACGGGGGCATCACGCCGTCCATCTCCTACAAGTGGTTCACCGGCGGCTTCTGGGCCTGGGACACGTGGAAGCAGGCGGTCGGCGTGGCCGGCTTCGACCCGGCCCTGGCCGAGTCGCAGATCAGGTCGATGTTCGACCACCAGATCACCGCGGGTTCGCGGGCCCGGCCGCAGGACGCCGGCATGATCCCCGACTGCCTCTTCTACAACGACCCCGCCCGCGGCGGCGGCAACTGGAACGAGCGCAACACCAAGCCGCCGCTGGCCGCCTGGGCGGTCTGGGAGACCTACCGGCGAAGCGGTGACGCCCGGTTCCTGCGCGAGATGTATCCGAAGCTGCTGGCCTACCACGACTGGTGGTACCGCAACCGGGACCACGACCACGACGGCCTCGCCGAGTACGGCGCGACCGTCGACCCGGCCAACGACACGCCGGAGGCGCGGCGGCAGGCCGCCGCGTGGGAGAGCGGCATGGACAACGCCCCGCGCTTCGACGCCGCGCTCGGCACCACCGCCGTCGAGAACCGGGACGCGGCCGGAAGGGTCGTGGGCTACTCGCTGAACCAGGAGTCCGTCGACCTCAACTCCTACCTCGCCGCCGAGAAGGGCTACCTCGCGCTGATCGCGCGGCGGCTCGGCGACGGGGCGACGTCCCGCCGCCTGACCGCGCAGGCGCGGACGCTGACCGCCGCGATCCGCGAGTCGATGTACGACCCGGCGACCGGCTACTTCTACGACACCGACCTCGCGTCGGGGCGGCGCCTCACGGAACGGGGCCGCGGCATCGAGGGCGCGATCCCGCTGTGGGCGGGCGTCGCGACCGGACCCCAGGCCGCCGCCGTCCGCGGCAGGCTGACCGACCCGGAGGAGTTCGCCACCCCGATGCCGTTCGCGACGGTGTCGAAGAGCTCGCCGTACTTCGCCCCGGACAAGTACTGGCGCGGCCCGGTCTGGCTCGACCAGGCGTACTTCTCCCTGGAGGGCCTGCGGAGGTACGGCTACCGCGCCGACGCGTCCGCTCTCGCCGACCGCCTGCGCGGCTCGGCGTCCGGCCTGCTCGGAGACGCGCCGATCATGGAGAACTACCACCCCCTGACGGGAGCCCCGCTGAACTCCACCAACTTCAGCTGGTCCGCCGCACTGCTGCTGGCCTTGGACTGA
- a CDS encoding ABC transporter substrate-binding protein, with the protein MATNPERAAIGRRTVLTAGVAGAVSALLGASGCATGGGARKAGPALSAGTQAKIEGRIGVWSWDVAAKALKRLAPAFEQRHPGTSVDVVDIGYDNAYDKITVGMKAGKGLPDVLTIEGSRLPGYVGAFPGRLYDLTPLAGARQAEFARAAWKDVTDEHGKVFALPWDGGPCALYYRTDLFEKAGVDPAGIATWDDYVRAGERIKAETGRKLLVMDPQEDSMFPMLLQQQGQGYIRGGRIAVSDRQAVRAATLLKTLADKDLVAFEKGWDGLVSATKAGKVATTPYAVWWSGTLTDEMPELKDRFGVVPLPAFDQGGVRTSNDGGSTLAVSGHSANARAAWAFIEFALANTANQVSMLKNEGLFPAYLPALKDPFVTAPQPYYGGRPVFATFADLANKVPPIEISKDGPKARDVVNRTVSGIVLHGDDPAKALTSAAKQIAAATGRSIAE; encoded by the coding sequence ATGGCGACCAACCCCGAACGGGCGGCCATCGGGCGCCGGACCGTCCTGACCGCCGGAGTCGCCGGAGCCGTCTCGGCGCTGCTCGGAGCGAGCGGATGCGCCACCGGAGGCGGCGCGCGGAAGGCGGGGCCCGCGCTGAGCGCGGGCACGCAGGCCAAGATCGAAGGAAGGATCGGCGTCTGGTCGTGGGACGTCGCGGCGAAGGCGCTCAAGCGGCTCGCCCCGGCCTTCGAGCAGCGCCATCCCGGGACGAGCGTCGACGTCGTCGACATCGGCTACGACAACGCCTACGACAAGATCACCGTAGGAATGAAGGCGGGGAAGGGGCTGCCCGACGTCCTCACGATCGAGGGCAGCAGGCTGCCCGGCTACGTCGGCGCCTTCCCCGGCAGGCTGTACGACCTGACCCCGCTCGCCGGGGCCCGCCAGGCCGAGTTCGCCCGCGCGGCCTGGAAGGACGTCACCGACGAGCACGGCAAGGTCTTCGCCCTGCCCTGGGACGGCGGGCCCTGCGCCCTCTACTACCGCACCGACCTGTTCGAGAAGGCCGGCGTCGACCCGGCGGGCATCGCGACCTGGGACGACTACGTCCGCGCGGGCGAGCGGATCAAGGCGGAGACCGGCAGGAAGCTCCTCGTCATGGACCCGCAGGAGGACAGCATGTTCCCGATGCTGCTCCAGCAGCAGGGGCAGGGCTACATCCGCGGCGGGAGGATCGCCGTCTCCGACCGGCAGGCCGTCCGAGCCGCGACGCTGCTCAAGACGCTCGCCGACAAGGACCTCGTCGCCTTCGAGAAGGGCTGGGACGGCCTGGTCTCGGCGACCAAGGCGGGCAAGGTCGCCACAACCCCCTACGCGGTGTGGTGGTCGGGCACCCTCACCGACGAGATGCCCGAGCTCAAGGACAGGTTCGGCGTCGTGCCGCTGCCGGCGTTCGACCAGGGCGGGGTGCGGACGTCCAACGACGGCGGGTCGACGCTCGCCGTCAGCGGCCACAGCGCGAACGCGCGGGCGGCGTGGGCGTTCATCGAGTTCGCCCTCGCGAACACCGCCAACCAGGTGTCCATGCTGAAGAACGAGGGCCTGTTCCCCGCCTACCTGCCCGCGCTGAAGGACCCGTTCGTGACCGCGCCGCAGCCCTACTACGGCGGCCGGCCCGTCTTCGCGACGTTCGCCGACCTCGCGAACAAGGTGCCCCCGATCGAGATCTCCAAGGACGGACCCAAGGCGAGGGACGTCGTCAACCGGACCGTCTCCGGCATCGTGCTGCACGGGGACGACCCGGCGAAGGCCCTGACCTCGGCGGCCAAGCAGATCGCCGCCGCGACCGGCCGGTCGATCGCCGAGTGA